The bacterium genome contains the following window.
TTGCAGTAAATCCAGAATTAAATTATGTAATTGTCTCAGCTAAATCAGAAACTGTTGCCGGCGGGTCAACAGAAGGTACTCTTGAAAATTATATTATTGCAGAAAGTCTTTTTGAATTACTTAAAACTAAAAAAATAATTCCTGAAGATTCTACATTGTTGTCACTGCGGGACACAAAGAATTCATTAACTGGAAATGATTTGGCTGGTGTTTCTTATGAGCCAGTTTTTGATTACTACAAAAAAGAGGGAACACTGGAAACTTCAGAAAAGGATAGAAAAAATATTTGGAAAGTTTATACAGCTCCTTTTGTTACAGCAGAAGATGGTACAGGAATAGTTCATATTGCACCTGCGTATGGAGATGATGACATGAAGTTGTCTAAAACAAATTCAATTCCCGTGATTAAGCACGTTGGATACGATGGACATTTTGTTGATTTAGTTGAGGAAATGAAAGGAAAAATTGCTAAACCAAAGGAAGATCATCAAAGTTCTGATATTGAAATCATCAAAATCTTAGCTCATAAAGGCGTTCTGCTTGCAAAAGAAAAGATGACTCACTCATACCCACACTGTTGGAGATGTGAGACACCATTAATAAACTTTGCAACATCAAGTTTGTTTGTTAGAACAACAGCTCTTAAGGATAAGTTAATTGCAGAAAATAATAAAATAAATTGGGTGCCAAAAGAAATTGGATCCGCTCGTTTTGGCGATTGGTTGGAAAATGTTAGAGATTGGGCAATATCAAGAACGAGATTCTGGGGAGCGCCTGTTCCTATGTGGAAATCAGAAAGTGGAAAAACAGAAATCCTAGGATCATATGCTGAGCTTAAGGAAAAAATTAGACAAAGCTCAAATAATAATAAGTATGTACTAATGCGACACGGTGAATCCGAGTCCAATGTACATGACATTATAAATTCACACGATCTTAACCTTTATGGTCTAACTGAAAAAGGTGTTGCTCAAGTTGAGGCTGCTGCAAAACTTTTAGACGCTACTGGTGTTGTATCAAATGCTGTAAACAGCGATGCTGAGGAAGGTTCAAATGACAGTGTAGATAAAACAGGAGCGAAGCGTCCAATAACAAAAATGTATTGTTCAGATTTTAGAAGAACAAAAGAGTCTGCGAAAATTTTGGCAAAGACTTTGGGAATTGATGAATCGAACATAATCTATGACGCAAGACTTAGAGAGTGTGATGGTGGCGAGCTTGAAGGTCGTTCTTGGAATGAAAGGCTTACATGCTTTATGACAGAATGGCAAAAAGTATTTCTAAAGCCATATGGAGGGGAGTCAACTTTTGATATTAAAAAGAGAGTTGCTAATTTTCTTTATGAAACTGACTCTGCAAACAAGGACGAGAATATCTTGATTGTTACACATGGACTTCCTGCAAGAATGATAAAGGAAGTTGCTAAAGGGCGAACAACAAGAGATATGATAAGAAGTGGATGGCAGGATCGTTCTGATATAAATGCTTCACTTCACTACATTGATTTCGTTCAATGGCCTCACGATGATAATTTTGAACTTGATATTCACAGACCTTTAATTGATGCTGTAACTTGGAAAAATGAAGAAGGTGAATTAATGAAAAGAATTCCAGATGTTTTTGATGTTTGGTATGACTCTGGTTCTATGCCTTTTGCTTCTCAGCATTATCCTTTTGAAAACAAGAAGGAGTTTGAAATGCCAGATAGTAAGATATTCCCAGCTGATTATATTGCCGAAGGATTGGATCAAACAAGAGGTTGGTTTTATTCTCTACTTTGTCTTGGTGTTGGATTGTTTGATAAGTCACCATTCAGAAATGTTTCAGTAAACGGACTTGTTCTAGCAGAGGACGGCAAGAAGATGTCAAAGAGTCTTAATAACTTCCCAGAGCTTATGGGGGTAGTTGAAAGATATGGCGCTGACTCACTTAGATATGCATTGGTCACATCGCCCGTTGCACAAGCTGAGGATTATGCCTTTTCTGAAAAAGCATTAGATGAAGTTAATAAAAAGCTATTCAATAGATTGGATAATGTTTATACATTCTACAAAACTTATCGTGACATGTTTGGAGGTGAAATTGAACAAAGTTTTTATCAGCTTGTTTCCAAAAATGTCTTAGATCAATGGATTGTGGCAAGACTTAAGAAATTGAGTAATGACATGACGAGGGATCTTGATGCGTATCTGATATCAAAAGCTATTCGTCCAATAAATCAATTTATCGATGATCTATCAACTTGGTATTTAAGAAGATCAAGAGACAGATTCAAAGGTGATGATGTTGAAGATAGAAACTATGCGATTTCAACAATGAGATTTGTCTTAATTAATCTTTCTAAATTAATAACACCAGTAACACCATTTTCAGGAGAGGATTTGTATCAAAAGATTAAATTAGATAATATTGGTGATTTAAAATTAAGTGTGAACCTAGAGGAATGGCCAAATCTTGGCGAGCTTTCTGATGAAGAAGAGACACTGCTTGCTAATATGGAAACAGCGAGATCTCTTGTTGAAACTGGATTGTCTCTTCGTGCAAAATTTCAGATAAAAGTTAGACAACCTCTTGCTTCATTTGTTTATGCAAACAAGGAAGGAGAAACTCTACCGGTGAG
Protein-coding sequences here:
- a CDS encoding class I tRNA ligase family protein translates to MTDLKQEDKLLEDKDKGVESAIGDKITTDAVIDETKQITEITETPITIKEKAILNFWNDNQIFEKTLLKNSPLGNFVFYDGPPYATGLPHFGHMVPNSLKDLIPRYRTMRGYHVDRKWGWDCHGLPVENLIEKRLGLADKKAIEEYGIDKFNIAAKESVLIYADEWKERIQRIGRWSDMDNDYRTMDSSYTESVWWSFSELDKKGLVFEDYKVMQICPRCGTPLSNFEVAQGYKDIVDISLYAKFQINDEASFSTIKKFYDIDPAVKTSFVAWTTTPWTLPGNVALAVNPELNYVIVSAKSETVAGGSTEGTLENYIIAESLFELLKTKKIIPEDSTLLSLRDTKNSLTGNDLAGVSYEPVFDYYKKEGTLETSEKDRKNIWKVYTAPFVTAEDGTGIVHIAPAYGDDDMKLSKTNSIPVIKHVGYDGHFVDLVEEMKGKIAKPKEDHQSSDIEIIKILAHKGVLLAKEKMTHSYPHCWRCETPLINFATSSLFVRTTALKDKLIAENNKINWVPKEIGSARFGDWLENVRDWAISRTRFWGAPVPMWKSESGKTEILGSYAELKEKIRQSSNNNKYVLMRHGESESNVHDIINSHDLNLYGLTEKGVAQVEAAAKLLDATGVVSNAVNSDAEEGSNDSVDKTGAKRPITKMYCSDFRRTKESAKILAKTLGIDESNIIYDARLRECDGGELEGRSWNERLTCFMTEWQKVFLKPYGGESTFDIKKRVANFLYETDSANKDENILIVTHGLPARMIKEVAKGRTTRDMIRSGWQDRSDINASLHYIDFVQWPHDDNFELDIHRPLIDAVTWKNEEGELMKRIPDVFDVWYDSGSMPFASQHYPFENKKEFEMPDSKIFPADYIAEGLDQTRGWFYSLLCLGVGLFDKSPFRNVSVNGLVLAEDGKKMSKSLNNFPELMGVVERYGADSLRYALVTSPVAQAEDYAFSEKALDEVNKKLFNRLDNVYTFYKTYRDMFGGEIEQSFYQLVSKNVLDQWIVARLKKLSNDMTRDLDAYLISKAIRPINQFIDDLSTWYLRRSRDRFKGDDVEDRNYAISTMRFVLINLSKLITPVTPFSGEDLYQKIKLDNIGDLKLSVNLEEWPNLGELSDEEETLLANMETARSLVETGLSLRAKFQIKVRQPLASFVYANKEGETLPVSIEEIIKDELNVKSVVAGSAVALDINLTQELKEEGMSRDLIRAIQEARKAFGFSPQDKIILELEDNAVGKMLESKYSASIAKTVLANSLVLMDFEGGEAVSIGDQEIHFTIKAVV